A part of Oncorhynchus clarkii lewisi isolate Uvic-CL-2024 chromosome 17, UVic_Ocla_1.0, whole genome shotgun sequence genomic DNA contains:
- the LOC139371457 gene encoding protein SSUH2 homolog produces MDEKDDEQLGAFDPNIPEEGPSAPPPGWLDCVTGYDEPKGGDTGDQLYPPPPAYNPQPENDRNASVPNVRVPQVSESVAREALLKFVGSKWSKSSKPARNLIFKELQPITMYRYRLETYTESRSSAWEMEPFTGQVVDGPQYGMSPPPWDVPVQQPQRYIDVILKVRVPHSSFVKTCHRCHGCGRTRCTHCAGRGNRRCPFCHGHGRRTTGHGRNNRAGNNRCSSCQGRGRKRCTFCHGHGHKTCPTCQGNRNLMHFIQLTITWKNHVFEFVPDRLPEFPLKKFEKVSGDAFFVDESILVYPIVGFPDQEICDASRKASQEHHSKFSPQQVPCRILQQRQTIELVPITHAFYSYSGKDYAYFVYGLENKVFTPKYPSACVIL; encoded by the exons GGGCGTTTGATCCCAACATTCCAGAGGAGGGTCCATCGGCGCCCCCTCCTGGCTGGCTGGACTGTGTGACAGGGTACGACGAGCCCAAAGGGggag ACACAGGAGACCAGCtgtaccctcctcctcctgcctaCAACCCTCAACCTGAGAATGACAGGAATGCATCCGTCCCTAACGTCAG GGTACCTCAAGTGTCAGAGAGTGTGGCTAGGGAAGCTCTCCTGAAGTTTGTGGGCTCCAAGTGGTCCAAAAGCAGCAAGCCTGCCAGAAACCTGATCTTCAAGGAGTTACAACCTATCACAATGTATCGG TATCGTTTGGAGACATATACTGAGTCCAGATCCAGTGCCTGGGAGATGGAGCCATTTACTG GCCAGGTGGTAGACGGACCTCAGTACGGGATGAGCCCCCCTCCGTGGGACGTCCCGGTGCAACAGCCACAGAGATACATCGATGTGATCCTGAAAGTGCGTGTCCCTCACTCCTCCTTTGTAAAG ACGTGTCACCGGTGCCACGGCTGTGGTAGGACGCGCTGCACACACTGTGCAGGGAGGGGAAAT AGGCGGTGTCCGTTCTGCCACGGACATGGTCGCAGGACAACAGGACATGGACGTAACAACAGGGCCGGAAACAACAGATGTTCCAGCTGccaagggagggggaggaagag ATGCACGTTCTGCCATGGACACGGACACAAGACCTGCCCCACCTGTCAGGGCAACAGAAACCTGATGCACTTCATTCAGCTCACCATCACATG GAAGAACCACGTGTTTGAGTTCGTACCGGACCGGCTGCCTGAGTTCCCTCTCAAGAAGTTTGAGAAGGTGTCTGGGGACGCCTTCTTCGTTGATGAAAGTATTCTG GTGTACCCCATCGTGGGTTTCCCTGACCAGGAGATCTGTGACGCCTCCAGGAAGGCGTCTCAGGAACACCACAGCAAGTTCTCACCACAGCAAGTTCCCTGTCGCATCCTACAACAG CGTCAAACCATCGAGTTGGTTCCCATCACTCACGCCTTCTATTCCTACAGTGGAAAAGACTACGCCTACTTTGTTTACGGTCTCGAGAATAAGGTTTTCACTCCTAAATATCCCTCCGCCTGTGTTATATTATAA